A region from the Acyrthosiphon pisum isolate AL4f chromosome A1, pea_aphid_22Mar2018_4r6ur, whole genome shotgun sequence genome encodes:
- the LOC100568550 gene encoding uncharacterized protein LOC100568550, with translation MASRKSLRKDSHTFLIGYTSNQIVGSKLPSIRQALSVLFYNMREVRLNLNESAKLVIKEVSVFWQKARIPVSAEQYCAIKLQKLYNEWRNLQKLQYRKTDTQLKKNEEFSMILDDLFDIAQADALEVIKIKEDRDFLISQRQKGRPGSMLGIDLKIINKEKRAEERLKIVEERRKRTYEESEIHDTFVEMSTSSTDESTIEDEEFDKPGPSTKYFKQPHRGNINFITSKLASNL, from the exons atggcttCAAGAAAGAGTTTACGTAAAGAttctcatacatttttaattggctATACATCAAATCAAATTGTCGGTAGCAAATTACCATCTATAAGACAGGCGTTATCGGTTCTTTTTTACAACATGCGTGAAGTTCGTCTTAATTTAAACGAAAGTGcgaaattagtaataaaagaGGTAAGTGTTTTTTGGCAAAAGGCACGTATACCGGTTAGTGCTGAACAATATTGTGCCATAAagcttcaaaaattatataacgaaTGGAGAAATTTGCAAAAGTTGCAATATAGAAAAACAGACacacaacttaaaaaaaatgaagaattcAGCATGATATTAGATGATTTATTTGACATTGCTCAAGCTGATGCTCttgaagttataaaaataaaagaagacAGGGATTTTCTAATATCACAGAGGCAAAAAGGTCGTCCTGGATCCATGTTGGGGAttgatctaaaaataattaataaagaaaaaagagCCGAGGAAAGATTAAAAATTGTTGAGGAAAGACGAAAAAGAACTTATGAAGAATCGGAGATCCACG atacattTGTGGAAATGAGTACGTCATCAACCGATGAGTCTACTATAGAAGATGAAGAGTTTGATAAGCCCGGTCCATCTACAAAATACTTTAAACAACCACATAGaggaaatattaatttcatcacATCGAAACTTGCATC AAACTTATAG